The Kluyveromyces marxianus DMKU3-1042 DNA, complete genome, chromosome 6 genome window below encodes:
- the MET12 gene encoding methylenetetrahydrofolate reductase (NAD(P)H) MET12: MSTVKQRFDALTGPCVSLEFFPPKTEPGKTNLLARMERMCALNPLFVTVTWAAGGTTSGKTLELATIAQRELNVPVCMHLTCTNMDKSIIDEALKAARDVDIRNILALRGDPPIGEEWDGNTSQNPSEFKYAVDLVRYIKKNYGDDFCVGVAAYPEGHCEGEADESMQDPLRDLPYLKEKVDAGADFIITQLFYDVDKFLSFESLVRENISSDIPIFPGLMPINSFLLFNRAAKLSHASIPQAILDRFPPDVQNDDNRVKEIGVEIMIDIVEQIYKRTDGRIKAFHFYTLNLEKAIAKIVANSPTLSKILEDDEDEADDEWGSEAVLQDVDHLTLEDDNMKKRKRQSSASAEFPLNTSIINKLNGTSGNKLPSMPSRKVMISISQGTGTLGRNVTWDEFPNGRFGDSRSPAYGEIDGYGPSLKVCNKTAYELWGHPVCLEDIKNIFIRYLEGSMKALPWSDLGLSPETAFIQEELIELNQRGYLSLASQPATNGSPSTDNIFGWGPANGLIYQKAFVEIFVHKDEWKNVLKPKIEASDGEFSYYLGDYTGEFETNLQPNSSNAVTWGVFPNSEVVQTTIVEEDSFKAWRDEAFSIWIEWSKLFPKNTPENTFLKKMHRDYCLVSIVHHDFHNADGLWEMLLN; encoded by the coding sequence ATGTCTACAGTGAAACAGAGGTTTGATGCGTTGACAGGTCCATGCGTTTCTTTGGAGTTCTTCCCTCCTAAGACGGAGCCTGGTAAGACGAACTTACTTGCACGTATGGAGCGTATGTGTGCATTAAATCCGTTATTTGTGACAGTTACTTGGGCAGCTGGTGGTACAACATCGGGGAAGACTTTAGAACTTGCTACTATAGCGCAACGTGAATTAAACGTTCCTGTTTGTATGCATTTGACATGTACCAATATGGATAAATCTATTATTGACGAGGCTTTAAAGGCTGCAAGGGATGTGGATATCCGTAATATATTGGCCTTGAGAGGTGATCCGCCTATTGGAGAAGAATGGGACGGCAATACAAGTCAGAATCCTTCTGAATTCAAGTATGCAGTGGATTTGGTTCGTTACATTAAAAAGAATTACGGTGATGACTTTTGTGTGGGTGTTGCGGCATATCCAGAGGGCCACTGTGAGGGTGAAGCTGATGAAAGTATGCAGGATCCATTGAGAGACTTGCCATatttgaaggagaaggtGGACGCCGGCGCAGATTTTATTATAACGCAATTATTTTATGACGTGGATAAGTTCTTGTCCTTTGAGTCTTTAGTTCGTGAGAACATCAGTTCTGATATCCCAATTTTCCCAGGTTTGATGCCTATTAATTCTTTTCTATTATTTAACAGAGCTGCGAAACTTTCCCATGCTTCAATCCCTCAAGCTATCTTGGACAGATTCCCCCCTGATGTTCAAAATGACGATAACAGAGTCAAAGAAATTGGTGTGGAAATCATGATTGATATTGTCGAACAGATATACAAAAGAACTGATGGGCGTATAAAAGCTTTTCATTTCTACACTTTGAATCTTGAGAAAGCGATCGCCAAGATTGTTGCTAACTCACCAACTCTATCTAAGATTCttgaagacgatgaagacgaagCAGACGATGAATGGGGATCTGAGGCTGTCTTGCAAGATGTGGATCATTTAACTTTGGAAGATGACaatatgaagaaaagaaaaaggcagTCCAGTGCCAGTGCGGAATTTCCTCTGAATACATCTATAATTAACAAATTGAATGGAACAAGTGGCAATAAATTGCCCTCGATGCCCTCTCGTAAAGTGATGATTTCGATCTCTCAAGGTACCGGTACATTAGGTAGAAATGTCACTTGGGATGAATTTCCTAATGGTAGATTTGGTGATTCTAGGTCACCTGCCTATGGTGAGATTGACGGGTATGGGCCATCTTTGAAGGTTTGCAATAAAACTGCGTATGAACTATGGGGTCACCCAGTTTGTCTAGaagatattaaaaatatttttattagaTATTTGGAAGGTTCCATGAAAGCTCTCCCTTGGTCTGATTTAGGGCTCTCTCCCGAAACTGCTTTCATCCAGGAAGAACTTATAGAATTGAACCAACGCGgatatctttctttggcTTCGCAGCCGGCTACAAATGGATCTCCTAGTACGGACAATATATTTGGTTGGGGGCCAGCAAATGGTCtaatatatcaaaaagCGTTTGTGGAAATATTTGTTCACAAAGATGAGTGGAAAAACGTCTTAAAGCCCAAAATTGAAGCCAGTGATGGTGAATTCAGCTATTATTTAGGAGACTACACAGGGGAGTTTGAGACTAATTTACAACCAAATAGTTCAAACGCAGTAACTTGGGGTGTTTTCCCAAATTCGGAAGTCGTTCAAACTACTATTGTCGAAGAAGATTCCTTCAAAGCATGGAGGGATGAGGCATTCAGTATTTGGATTGAATGGAGTAAACTCTTCCCCAAAAATACTCCAGAGAACacatttttgaagaaaatgcaCAGAGACTATTGCCTAGTTTCTATTGTCCATCATGATTTTCATAATGCAGACGGATTATGGGAAATGCTTTTAAACTGA
- the RAD1 gene encoding ssDNA endodeoxyribonuclease RAD1, which translates to MSLFLRDESEDEDLVIELSNLSRNEESENTSEGIIRESEEKSSGNEVINNGDAIDTDKNNEEKVLYPLVPVDPKTGTLKPNIEEIRPVDVQVSLPLPFQHLILENMLVSENALLVIGKGLSVLLIVTNLLYTLCTPTRINGQDKRSLVLLLNATSEDEAIISEELMELQWSCNEDDEQGKPGDRPFTIISSDSFTVDQRSKRYQHGGIISVTSRILIVDLLSGIVHPKNITGLLILHAEKLNSLSTEAFIVEIYRNSNKWGFIKAVTDSAESMVSDFSPLSKKMKDLLLKKALLWPRFHADISSCLNTTSGTKVVEIRVTLTDSMSKIQFGLYECLKKCIEELTRKNPELATEYWSFENALDSNFLRIINGTLSPKWHRISYESKQLVKDISTLKMLLNSLISYDALDFYELIQLILDANKPSVTRKYSESPWLLADESQLVISFAKKRVIYDGEYNLEPLPKWEQLCALLEDIEHESLKYPAGSQGPVLILCNDDRTSNQLRQVVRYMKHKDKGFKKIMLDKLDMYMKRMDMMKNTSSDIMEENDKIQNGTEINVSRAFHKQEINTKRRRTRGASYVAAVEKLKSAQVGPGEDINAAITSERINEEREKSLVNVDTPNDETMVKEDFDSQDEISVIEEKLKDVSYDDINVMQNWEEVWERRKVDYSYIDNDSKIIIETFSATSDEQILYENSPSYIIIYEPNLAFIRKLEVYKAIYRHNSPKVYFMYYGDSVEEQKHLSSIKREKEAFTKLIREHSSMAQHFDTDEDLSRFKNLAHRKMQLNRMKSSRIAGGQDFLNPMTHDVVVVDMREFRAALPGLLYRYGVRVVPCMLTIGDYVITPDICIERKSIADLIGSFKNGRLDKQIKSLSKYYKYPTLLIEFDDSQSFSLEPFTERGVYNTTTSSTVHPISGKLMKEEIQRELSHLVMKYPSLKIIWSSSPLQTVNIFLDLKANREQPDPIKCVEYGATRKTKEKNKALADSNTKFKMLLSIPGLSNIDYYNIKKRFKRYKDLAVSNIEDLQNILSDSDLCERIHTFINQQEILDSVLSDEDDDISS; encoded by the coding sequence ATGTCTCTTTTTTTGAGAGATGAATCTGAAGATGAGGACTTGGTAATAGAGCTTAGCAACTTGAGTAGAAATGAAGAGTCCGAAAATACTTCGGAGGGTATTATAAGAGAATCGGAGGAAAAAAGTTCAGGAAATGAAGTAATAAATAATGGTGATGCTATTGATACTGATAAAAACAACGAAGAAAAGGTGTTGTACCCTTTGGTTCCCGTTGATCCAAAGACAGGAACTCTCAAGCCAAACATAGAGGAGATACGACCCGTAGATGTACAAGTTTCACTTCCACTTCCATTCCAACATCTTATTCTAGAGAATATGCTAGTCTCAGAAAATGCTTTGCTTGTTATTGGTAAAGGATTAAGTGTTTTGCTAATTGTTACTAATTTACTCTACACTTTGTGTACACCAACACGAATAAATGGACAAGATAAGAGATCATTAGTTTTGCTTTTGAATGCAACTTCAGAGGACGAAGCTATTATTTCAGAAGAGCTAATGGAACTACAATGGTCGTgtaatgaagatgatgaacaAGGAAAACCTGGAGACCGTCCCTTCACCATTATTTCCAGTGATTCATTTACTGTGGACCAGAGGTCCAAAAGATACCAGCATGGGGGAATAATATCTGTGACTTCTCGGATTCTTATTGTAGACTTACTATCTGGTATTGTGCACCCGAAGAATATCACAGGTCTACTTATTTTGCATGCAGAGAAACTGAATTCTTTGTCTACTGAAGCATTTATCGTCGAGATCTATAGAAATTCAAACAAATGGGGGTTTATTAAAGCTGTGACAGATTCAGCTGAGTCAATGGTTTCCGATTTCTCTCCCTTAtccaagaaaatgaaggaCCTATTATTGAAAAAGGCTCTCTTATGGCCACGTTTCCATGCagatatttcttcttgcctCAATACAACATCAGGTACCAAAGTTGTAGAAATTAGAGTAACATTGACGGATTCAATGTCTAAAATCCAATTTGGTTTGTATGAATGTTTGAAAAAATGTATTGAAGAGCTAACTCGTAAGAATCCAGAACTTGCAACCGAGTATTGGTCCTTCGAAAATGCTTTAGACTCAAATTTTCTCCGAATTATTAACGGAACTTTATCACCCAAATGGCATAGAATATCTTATGAGTCAAAACAATTAGTAAAAGATATTTCTACTTTAAAAATGCTTCTCAATTCATTGATTAGTTATGATGCCTTAGATTTCTATGAATTGATTCAACTAATTTTGGATGCTAATAAACCTTCAGttacaagaaaatattcCGAATCACCATGGCTACTTGCAGATGAATCACAGCTTGTTATATCATTTGCTAAGAAAAGAGTCATATATGATGGTGAATACAATCTAGAACCACTTCCTAAATGGGAACAACTCTGCGCTCTCTTAGAAGATATAGAACATGAATCCTTAAAATATCCAGCGGGAAGTCAAGGCCCAGTTTTAATATTGTGCAATGATGATAGAACTAGTAATCAGCTCAGACAAGTTGTACGTTATATGAAACATAAAGATAAAGGGTTCAAAAAAATCATGCTAGATAAATTAGACATGTATATGAAAAGGATGGACATGATGAAGAATACGTCATCAGATATCATGGAggaaaatgataaaattcaaaatgGAACTGAGATTAACGTATCACGAGCTTTCCACAAGCAAGAAATCAATACAAAAAGGAGAAGAACTAGAGGTGCATCATATGTTGCCGCTGTAGAAAAGCTAAAGAGTGCCCAAGTTGGTCCAGGAGAAGATATAAATGCGGCAATAACTTCTGAAAGAATCAACGAGGAACGAGAAAAATCATTAGTAAATGTCGATACTCCAAATGATGAAACTATGGTAAAAGAGGACTTTGATTCCCAGGATGAAATTTCAGTAATCGAAGAAAAACTTAAGGATGTCTCGTATGATGATATAAACGTCATGCAGAACTGGGAAGAGGTttgggaaagaagaaaagttgatTATTCGTACATCGACAATgattcaaaaataataatcGAAACATTTAGTGCGACGTCTGATGAACAGATCTTATATGAAAACTCCCCTTCGTACATCATAATATATGAACCAAACCTTGCCTTTATCCGTAAGTTAGAAGTTTACAAAGCCATATACAGGCATAATTCGCCCAAAGTTTACTTTATGTATTATGGAGACagtgttgaagaacaaaagcaTTTAAGTTCTATAAAGCGTGAAAAGGAAGCCTTCACAAAGCTTATTAGAGAACATTCATCGATGGCTCAACACTTTGATACAGATGAAGATCTTTCTAGGTTCAAGAATTTGGCTCATAGAAAAATGCAACTAAACAGGATGAAAAGCAGTAGAATTGCTGGTGGGCAAGATTTCCTAAACCCTATGACTCATGATGTTGTAGTGGTAGACATGCGTGAATTTAGAGCCGCTCTACCAGGTTTGTTATACCGTTATGGCGTTAGGGTAGTGCCATGTATGCTTACAATAGGTGATTATGTCATTACTCCAGATATAtgtattgaaagaaaatcCATCGCAGATCTCATAGGAAGTTTTAAAAATGGAAGGCTtgacaaacaaataaagaGTTTATCGAAATACTACAAGTATCCGACGCTATTGATTGAGTTTGATGATTCACAATCATTTTCTTTAGAACCATTTACAGAAAGAGGAGTTTACAATACTACCACCTCATCTACCGTACACCCAATTAGCGGTAAGTTAATGAAGGAGGAAATTCAAAGAGAATTGTCTCATCTTGTTATGAAATATCCTTCATTAAAGATTATCTGGTCATCCTCTCCTCTCCAAACGGTTAACATATTTTTGGATCTCAAAGCGAATAGGGAACAACCAGATCCGATAAAATGTGTAGAATATGGGGCCACTAGAaaaacgaaagaaaaaaataaggcTTTGGCTGACTCTAATACAAAGTTTAAAATGTTATTGTCTATCCCGGGTCTTTCCAATATTGActattataatataaagaaaaggtttAAAAGATACAAAGATTTGGCTGTTTCGAATATAGaagatcttcaaaatataCTTTCTGATTCGGATTTATGTGAGAGAATTCACACATTTATCAACCAACAAGAAATTCTTGATTCTGTATTATctgacgaagatgatgatatcaGTTCCTGA
- the RMI1 gene encoding Rmi1p yields MPKKVVSSKGTQLIEYEPISRDPMTSDLRKADITTVTRVLEDPNSLLVQAFNSEPWPAKDVFEQKLKILDRPLLFQVCMIDNVSRSKLTQVDELQVMIDPRRQKVDRLSTSRDRQELISEVNIDEDDDNNGVTSSNANNNQTTSAAKETGNLNQHVYKLTLQDKYGNLFYAINLESIPGLKTCFFGSKLILLPGAVFNRGMFTFTNSTVKLMYGLIQQWNEGKLQKVSDYLQNELNAQNPTLNANGKRTA; encoded by the exons ATGCCTAAGAAAGTTG TTTCTTCCAAAGGCACACAACTAATAGAATATGAGCCTATATCAAGGGATCCAATGACTTCGGATTTGAGGAAGGCAGATATCACTACGGTAACCCGAGTTTTGGAGGATCCAAACTCTCTGCTAGTCCAGGCTTTCAATAGTGAACCATGGCCCGCGAAAGATGTGTTTGAacagaaattaaaaatcTTAGATAGACCACTGCTGTTCCAAGTGTGTATGATAGATAATGTATCGCGTTCAAAGCTCACGCAAGTGGACGAGTTACAGGTCATGATTGATCCACGCAGGCAGAAAGTTGATCGGTTAAGCACGTCACGTGACCGACAGGAGCTCATATCCGAGGTGAacattgatgaagatgatgacaaCAATGGTGTCACAAGTAGCAATGCAAACAATAACCAAACTACGTCAGCTGCAAAGGAGACGGGAAATCTCAACCAGCATGTTTACAAACTTACATTGCAAGACAAGTACGGAAACTTGTTTTATGCAATaaatttggaatcaatCCCAGGTCTAAAGACGTGCTTTTTCGGATCGAAGCTTATCTTATTGCCTGGAGCGGTATTCAACAGAGGTATGTTTACATTCACAAACTCTACGGTGAAATTGATGTATGGACTCATACAGCAGTGGAACGAAGGAAAGCTCCAAAAGGTTTCTGATTACTTACAGAACGAGTTGAATGCTCAAAATCCAACCTTGAACGCTAATGGGAAGAGGACGGCATAg
- the SWI1 gene encoding Swi1p: protein MDDQFLFPDESDPLNTGSGQMFGQGVSNGDEYLSFLDGNQLQDKNGVSGVAGVPDQTFIGPGMDAGNMRSESASGLEEANTGVTPQAILARNSFSNIDSPPMKNGAASISPQSMFSPAGRAASLNGGNAGLAQSPGTTSLQQMLSQRGTPHNIAGGSPQLVEEQLAQSNRQNSQYMDRAAIIAAHQQRQQQQQQQQQQQQQQQQRLQMLQQQQAYNQLQQQKLRQQQAQAQAEAQARAQAQAQARAQAEAQARVQAQAQAEAQARAQAQAQAQARAQAQAEAQARAQAQARAQAEAQARAQAQAQAQAEAQARAQAQMRMQQQSPQASNQPPIQNQNNNQKNVLQNLDPAIQRKVGQELNTKQFELFRKSFMEHCRRKNLSADIAHMINGVQVNLFILYMYVQKLNGGENVTKAQQWGMLAQRMNIPGPNGGEELAKTYYRFLLPYEKYLMTPEGIKETQTNRIMLQQLLQDIIRNIRSSSEQFQPPNQNQTFIQGQNVIQPHMQMQMKQQQVPKAQTKNKPVIPKQPKPKAPRKPRVKKKTKKELEQERKQMEALQRQQQLEAEQQMQQQKLRFEKQLKQQQELILKRRKEQIKQLPKVYKRTMARHYTPSQRPITTQNGYDISKISELGEMIHNFKPIFLFAPEFGVVNVNALAMQLQSANNSEVNTALNSLLVISSDNTLSIPINRCRELLDNLCILACQLLNKLLKKDYSRISSSYANYGESNSLLTPPTHPFDADSRINQIFNENVKNFSQESSEETVTVDSLTGIDYSQLPITPADPSIELDSKLSNYSIPERVEKDIDNDENYTDYLPDLLREEKLTDISKINLVSYTESLIRVRDEVSTIFSKCHESGAENPHLLIVDQLSSISMIIRNLSFNEQNSEVLANNPYMEKYISDMLWMIFIHKDEFIFERRVLNFKKDIIFVLTNIAHMLKIESTVTCFFIILLAFSFADPKDHLENNSVFTYPEYAIDVEKYQTYGVDVLAKAFSLGYPNRSHFRSVLTGVFTEENDDDDICQHLLQLYNGEEKFKIFNDTFSFIMSTIPFQQINRLPNLIESSLPSISQALTVAVAIVKFIDKKDDHCNFVDYNLPCKWLTSTENIGTNLRRISEVLANIATQNSNLREIKDILSLISGSAIQLLRMLLEKSLEIASLSDDSNCERKRTIEELSKVPNLLANDNAAITIIMNPSTNVFMSSEMKSFYHVCKNIYSELAS, encoded by the coding sequence ATGGACGAtcagtttttgtttccgGACGAAAGCGATCCATTGAACACTGGCAGCGGCCAGATGTTTGGCCAAGGAGTTTCGAATGGCGATGAGTACCTTTCGTTCTTAGATGGTAACCAATTACAGGATAAAAATGGCGTTTCGGGAGTTGCAGGAGTTCCAGATCAAACTTTTATCGGACCAGGCATGGATGCTGGCAATATGCGTTCAGAGTCCGCTTCTGGCTTAGAAGAAGCTAATACCGGAGTAACTCCGCAAGCCATTTTAGCAAGAAATTCATTTTCGAACATTGACTCACCGCCTATGAAGAATGGTGCTGCTTCTATTTCACCACAGTCTATGTTTTCTCCTGCTGGTAGAGCAGCTTCATTGAATGGTGGTAATGCAGGCCTCGCGCAGTCGCCTGGTACCACATCTCTACAGCAAATGTTATCTCAACGCGGTACTCCACATAATATAGCCGGGGGATCACCACAACTTGTCGAGGAACAATTGGCACAAAGCAACAGGCAGAACTCGCAATATATGGACAGGGCCGCAATAATTGCCGCCCATCAACAAagacagcagcagcagcaacaacaacagcaacaacagcagcaacaacagcaaagACTTCAAATGTtacagcaacaacaggcCTATAATCagttacaacaacaaaaattgAGACAGCAGCAGGCTCAAGCTCAGGCAGAAGCTCAGGCTCGTGCTCAGGCTCAGGCTCAGGCCCGTGCACAGGCAGAAGCACAAGCCCGTGttcaagctcaagctcagGCAGAAGCACAGGCCCGCGCCcaagcacaagcacaagcTCAGGCCCGtgctcaagctcaagcaGAAGCCCAGGCCCGtgctcaagctcaagccCGTGCTCAGGCAGAGGCTCAAGCGCGTGCTCAAGCACAGGCACAGGCTCAGGCAGAAGCACAGGCTCGTGCCCAAGCTCAAATGAGaatgcaacaacaatcGCCTCAAGCATCTAATCAGCCACCAatccaaaatcaaaacaatAACCAGAAAAACGTACTACAGAACCTTGATCCTGCCATACAACGGAAAGTTGGCCAAGAACTAAATACCAAGCAGTTTGAGCTCTTCCGGAAGTCTTTCATGGAGCACTGCAGAAGGAAAAACTTGTCTGCTGATATCGCCCATATGATTAATGGTGTCCAAGTTAAtctctttattttataCATGtatgttcaaaaacttaACGGTGGAGAGAATGTTACCAAAGCCCAACAGTGGGGAATGCTAGCACAAAGAATGAATATTCCTGGTCCCAATGGAGGTGAAGAGTTGGCCAAAACCTATTACAGGTTCCTACTACCTTACGAAAAGTATCTAATGACACCCGAAGGTATCAAAGAGACTCAAACAAACCGGATCATGCTACAGCAATTGTTGCAAGATATAATACGAAATATCAGATCAAGCTCTGAGCAGTTTCAGCCCccaaatcaaaatcaaacttTTATTCAGGGCCAGAATGTGATACAACCTCAtatgcaaatgcaaatgaaACAACAGCAAGTTCCAAAGGCTCAAACAAAGAATAAACCGGTTATTCCTAAACAACCAAAGCCAAAAGCTCCAAGAAAACCAAgagtgaaaaagaagactaAGAAGGAATTGGAGCAAGAGAGAAAGCAAATGGAGGCATTGCAgagacaacaacaacttgaaGCAGAACAACAAATGCAACAGCAAAAACTCCGCTTCGAAAAACAActaaaacaacaacaggaattaatattaaaacGCCGTAAAGAACAAATCAAACAACTTCCGAAAGTttacaaaagaacaatggCCAGACATTACACGCCATCACAAAGGCCAATTACTACCCAGAATGGATACGATATATCAAAGATATCCGAACTGGGAGAAATGATTCATAACTTTAAaccaatttttttgtttgctCCTGAATTTGGTGTCGTGAATGTAAACGCATTAGCAATGCAATTACAAAGCGCAAATAACTCGGAGGTAAATACAGCTTTGAATTCTCTTCTAGTTATCAGTTCGGATAATACTCTTTCTATTCCCATCAATAGGTGTAGAGAGCTACTTGATAATCTCTGTATATTGGCATGTCAGCTACTGAATAAGCTTCTCAAAAAGGATTATTCTAGGATTTCCAGCTCGTATGCAAACTATGGTGAAAGTAATTCACTTTTAACACCACCCACTCACCCCTTTGATGCCGACTCTCGTATAAATCAAATCTTCAATGAGAATGTTAAGAACTTCTCTCAGGAGAGTTCTGAGGAAACAGTTACTGTTGATTCTTTAACTGGTATTGACTACTCCCAACTACCAATTACACCAGCAGATCCAAGTATTGAACTGGATTCAAAGTTGTCTAACTATTCCATTCCAGAAAGGGTGGAGAAAGACATTGATAACGATGAAAATTATACTGATTATCTTCCCGATTTATtgagagaagagaagctaACTGACATATCGAAAATCAACCTTGTTTCCTACACAGAATCTTTAATAAGGGTTAGAGACGAAGTTTCCACTATATTCAGCAAATGTCACGAATCAGGTGCTGAGAATCCACATTTGTTAATTGTTGATCAATTAAGCTCTATTTCTATGATCATAAGAAACCTCTCTTTTAATGAACAAAACTCTGAGGTTTTGGCAAATAATCCATATATGgaaaaatatatttctGATATGCTATGGATGATCTTTATACATAAGGATGAGTTTATTTTCGAAAGACGGGTCCTCAATTTCAAGAAGGATATTATATTTGTTCTTACAAACATTGCTCACATGCTGAAGATAGAATCAACTGTAACATGctttttcattattcttttaGCATTCAGTTTTGCCGATCCAAAGGACCACTTAGAAAATAACAGTGTGTTCACATATCCTGAATATGCaattgatgttgaaaagtATCAAACATATGGCGTAGACGTTTTGGCTAAAGCATTTTCGTTAGGTTACCCAAACAGATCACACTTCAGATCGGTTTTAACTGGGGTATtcacagaagaaaatgacgatgatgatatatgtCAACACTTACTTCAGCTATATAATGGTGaggaaaaattcaaaattttcaatgacactttttcatttattaTGTCAACAATTCCATTCCAGCAGATTAATCGACTACCTAATCTCATAGAGAGTTCTCTGCCATCAATTTCACAAGCATTGACAGTAGCAGTAGCTATCGTTAAATTTATTGACAAAAAAGACGATCATTGTAACTTTGTGGACTACAATCTCCCATGCAAGTGGTTAACATCTACGGAAAATATAGGTACTAATCTTCGTAGAATTAGTGAGGTTCTTGCAAATATTGCTACCCAGAATAGCAATCTACGGGAGATAAAAGACATCTTGAGCTTAATAAGTGGTTCTGCGATTCAGCTTCTCAGAATGTTGCTTGAAAAAAGTTTGGAAATCGCATCTCTATCGGATGACTCTAATtgtgaaagaaagagaacaaTCGAGGAGCTTTCCAAAGTTCCTAATTTGCTTGCCAATGATAATGCAGCCATAACTATCATAATGAATCCAAGTACAAATGTCTTTATGTCTTCAGAAATGAAGTCGTTCTACCATGTTtgtaaaaatatatattctgAACTTGCATCATAA
- the TRS23 gene encoding TRAPP subunit TRS23: MAIQSIMIINKSGGLIYNHNFIEPRGQMNSNDYLIIAGTLHSVFAIATQLTPLAVQINNKAAQNAESDVPYIAGIGVNTESKGGPRELGSFMGPDYFQESFTNWNKSGLRHMVTDDFSMFVFQSLTGLKFVLVSTNNFRSNTSVSIAENLLRKVYCVYSDYVMKDPFYSLDMPIRSELFESKVKELIDNL, from the coding sequence ATGGCTATCCAATCGATTATGATCATCAATAAGTCTGGGGGGCTCATATACAACCACAACTTCATCGAGCCCCGAGGCCAGATGAACAGCAATGATTACTTGATCATTGCAGGGACATTGCACAGTGTTTTCGCAATAGCTACCCAGTTAACGCCACTTGCGGTGcaaatcaacaacaaagcAGCGCAAAACGCAGAGTCAGATGTGCCTTATATTGCTGGAATTGGAGTGAATACCGAATCCAAGGGGGGTCCTCGAGAACTAGGAAGTTTCATGGGACCTGACTATTTCCAAGAGTCATTCACGAACTGGAACAAGAGTGGTCTCAGGCACATGGTCACGGACGATTTTTCGATGTTTGTGTTCCAGAGCTTGACGGGCTTGAAGTTCGTGCTAGTGAGCACCAACAACTTCAGAAGCAATACCAGCGTAAGCATTGCCGAGAATTTGTTGCGGAAAGTGTATTGCGTTTACAGTGATTACGTGATGAAGGATCCTTTCTATTCACTCGACATGCCCATTCGCTCTGAACTGTTCGAGTCCAAGGTCAAGGAGCTCATAGACAATTTGTGA